The Argentina anserina chromosome 3, drPotAnse1.1, whole genome shotgun sequence genome includes a region encoding these proteins:
- the LOC126788827 gene encoding gibberellin 2-beta-dioxygenase-like produces MVVPSRPAALDHFSLIKSCKPTSMCSGIPVVNLSGPDAKSQIIKACEEYGLFKVVNHGVPLDLMTALEAQALRFFKLPQSEKDRAGPADPFGYGSKRIGPNGDVGWIEYILLNANPEIISQKSLSIFKNNPEFFHSAVEDYLSAVKKMTCEVLELVADGLGIDQRNALSKLLRDEKSDSCFRLNYYPPCPELQSLTGRNLIGFGEHTDPQIISVLRSNNTASLQISLKDGAWVSVPPDQTSFFFNVGDCLQVMTNGRFRSVKHRVLADTVSSRISMIYFGGPPLSEKITPLASVMAEGEESLYKDFTWSEYKKSAYKSRLADYRLGLFEKSFRK; encoded by the exons ATGGTGGTTCCGTCGCGACCAGCTGCATTAGACCATTTCTCTCTAATCAAATCATGCAAGCCCACAAGCATGTGCTCTGGGATTCCAGTGGTAAACCTTTCAGGCCCTGATGCCAAGAGCCAAATCATCAAGGCCTGCGAAGAATACGGCTTGTTCAAGGTGGTCAACCATGGAGTACCGTTGGACCTCATGACTGCACTTGAGGCTCAAGCTCTCAGGTTCTTCAAATTGCCACAGTCTGAGAAAGACAGAGCAGGCCCTGCCGACCCTTTTGGCTACGGAAGCAAGCGAATTGGCCCGAACGGCGATGTGGGTTGGATTGAATACATCCTCCTCAACGCCAATCCTGAAATCATCTCCCAAAAATCACTCTCCATTTTCAAAAACAACCCAGAATTTTTCCA TTCTGCTGTTGAGGATTATCTCTCGGCGGTGAAGAAGATGACCTGTGAGGTCCTGGAACTGGTGGCTGATGGGTTGGGAATCGATCAAAGAAATGCGCTGAGCAAGCTTCTGAGAGATGAGAAGAGTGACTCATGTTTCAGGCTCAACTACTATCCGCCATGCCCGGAACTTCAGTCATTAACTGGACGGAATTTGATTGGGTTTGGGGAGCATACAGACCCTCAGATAATCTCTGTCCTAAGATCTAACAACACCGCAAGCCTGCAAATCAGTCTGAAAGATGGGGCTTGGGTTTCTGTCCCACCTGATCagacttcctttttcttcaacGTTGGTGATTGCCTACAG GTGATGACTAATGGAAGGTTTAGGAGCGTGAAGCATAGGGTTTTGGCAGACACAGTAAGCTCAAGAATATCGATGATCTACTTTGGAGGGCCACCTCTGAGTGAAAAGATAACACCTCTCGCATCAGTAATGgcagaaggagaagaaagctTATACAAGGACTTCACGTGGTCCGAGTACAAAAAGTCTGCATATAAATCACGGTTGGCTGATTATAGGCTAGGGCTGTTTGAGAAATCCTTTCGCAAATGA